A DNA window from Patagioenas fasciata isolate bPatFas1 chromosome 1, bPatFas1.hap1, whole genome shotgun sequence contains the following coding sequences:
- the LOC136114890 gene encoding uncharacterized protein, producing the protein MDFSSPFALQCLLAIITVTHGSVTWTGVLSGGSAVFSMGIQNLQNLSRMSKRDARCLTAVLNDTLLAECGTSAGRCLSFQNGSLVLRSVEKEDEGRYEFVFHNTTRFFTLEVFEPAIGIQCFPNGTGELFCDVTSNESTSFRWLLNGTALSAPEACVKDGGKKVLLDKTVPGEFVCEVYHGNSVTRTRPVVLSCSYGDLLQYPWFIYILAGCAGGVVILVVFVSSVTCCCMKRKHKFIPVPSEEEKDDGLTMSVVSSEGAKSPPNGDHVEAQAAQTAWPPKPDAARTGQAIEPQPLVEENLPVEIEPEEMPDPEVVVEVESQENASDCFLDPTDD; encoded by the exons ATGGATTTCAGCTCtccttttgctctgcagtgcttgctGGCGATAATAACTGTTACTCATG GGTCTGTCACCTGGACTGGTGTGCTCAGTGGCGGCTCAGCAGTCTTTTCTATGGGAATTCAAAATCTGCAGAACCTCTCCAGAATGAGCAAGAGGGATGCAAGATGTTTGACAGCTGTCTTAAATGACACTTTGTTGGCTGAGTGCGGCACTTCTGCTGGCAGATGCCTGAGCTTCCAGAATGGCTCCCTAGTGCTGAGGAGTGTGGAGAAAGAGGATGAAGGAAGATATGAGTTTGTTTTTCACAACACCACCAGATTTTTCACACTGGAAGTATTTG AGCCGGCCATTGGTATCCAGTGCTTCCCTAACGGGACTGGAGAGCTGTTCTGTGATGTGACCAGCAACGAGAGCACCAGCTTTCGGTGGCTGCTGAATGGCACTGCGCTGAGCGCCCCTGAGGCTTGCGTTAAGGATGGTGGCAAGAAGGTTCTCCTGGACAAAACCGTGCCTGGGGAATTTGTGTGTGAGGTGTACCACGGGAACAGCGTCACGAGGACCAGGCCTGTTGTGCTGTCCTGCAGCTATG GAGACCTGCTGCAGTACCCGTGGTTCATTTACATCCTGGCAGGGTGTGCAGGGGGTGTGGTTATCCTGGTGGTGTTTGTGTCCTCAGTCACATGTTGCTGCATGAAGAGGAAACACAAGTTCATCCCAGTGCCTTCAG aggaggagaaggatgaTGGACTAACAATGTCCGTGGTCTCCAGTGAAGGCGCGAAGAGCCCCCCCAATGGAGACCATGTTGAGGCTCAAGCTGCCCAAACTGCCTGGCCTCCTAAGCCTG aTGCTGCCCGGACTGGTCAAGCCATTGAGCCCCAGCCACTGGTGGAAGAAAATTTACcagtggagatagagcctgaggAAATGCCAGACCCAGAGGTCGTAGTTGAAGTGGAAAGTCAGGAAAATGCCTCGGACTGTTTCCTGGATCCAACTGATGACTGA